The Larus michahellis chromosome 2, bLarMic1.1, whole genome shotgun sequence genome window below encodes:
- the DGAT1 gene encoding LOW QUALITY PROTEIN: diacylglycerol O-acyltransferase 1 (The sequence of the model RefSeq protein was modified relative to this genomic sequence to represent the inferred CDS: inserted 2 bases in 1 codon): protein MRPLGDMRAGAAPGAVAQAGGAGSGGVRDPGSSPAAGWRTDRAPCRRARGPPCTPSTSWPSSASPPPSSSPSPPSPQWGPSSPWPSTPSSSSSSSPSGTSISGVGRGGRPKGPPRPPPATGSAAAPGPTKANGDVGKSEVTYPANLTYGNLYYFLFAPTLCYELNFPRSPRVRKRFLLRRLFEMLFFIQLLVGLIQQWMVPTIQNSMKPFRDMDYSRIIERLLKLAVPNHLIWLIFFYWFFHSCLNVVAEVMQFGDREFYRDWWNSESVTYFWQNWNIPVHKWCLRHFYKPMLKRGASKWVAQTAVFLASAFFHEYLVSVPLKMFRLWAFMGMAAQIPLAWFVSRFLRGTXRNAAVWMSLIIGQPIAVLMYVHDYYVAQLRRPPLRVSSPPPPRGTATHAGTLGAAASTTHTTPPPVFPPPQLRRHRPWELNVGSMQ from the exons ATGCGGCCCCTGGGTGACAT gcgggccggggccgccccgggggcGGTGGCGCaggcgggaggggcggggagcggcggcgtgAGAGACCCGGGTTCGAGCCCCGCTGCCGGCTGGAGGACCGACCG ggctccctgtcGGAGGGCGCGGGGGCCGCCCTGCACGCCCTCAACCTCCTGGCCATCCTCTGCTTCCCCGCCGCCGTCGTCCTCGCCGTCACCTCCATCACCCCAg TGGGGGCCGTCTTCGCCCTGGCCGTCTACACCGTCCTCTTCCTCAAGCTCTTCTCCTTCAGGGACGTCAATAAGTGGTGTCGGGAGAGGAGGGAGGCCGaagggacccccccggccccccccggccacggGCTCGGCCGCAG ctccgGGGCCAACGAAAGCCAACGGGGACGTGGGGAAGAGCGAGGTCACCTACCCGGCCAACCTCACCTACGGAA atctcTACTACTTTCTCTTCGCGCCCACCCTGTGCTACGAGCTGAAtttcccccgctccccccgcgtcCGCAAGCGCTTCCTCCTGCGGCGCCTCTTCGAGATG ctcttcttcatccagctgctggtggggctgatCCAGCAG TGGATGGTGCCCACGATCCAGAACTCCATGAAGCCCTTTCGG GACATGGATTATTCCCGCATCATCGAGCGGCTCCTGAAGCTGGCC GTCCCCAACCACCTCATCTGGCTCATCTTCTTCTACTGGTTCTTCCACTCCTGCCTGAACGTGGTGGCCGAAGTGATGCAGTTTGGGGACAGGGAGTTTTACAGGGACTGGTg gaaCTCGGAGTCGGTGACCTATTTCTGGCAGAACTGGAACATCCCCGTCCACAAGTGGTGTCTcag GCACTTCTACAAGCCCATGCTGAAGCGGGGGGCCAGCAAGTGGGTGGCCCAGACGGCCGTTTTCTTGGCGTCTGCCTTCTTCCATGAG tatTTGGTGAGCGTCCCCTTGAAGATGTTCCGGCTCTGGGCGTTCATGGGGATGGCGGCTCAG ATCCCGCTGGCCTGGTTCGTCTCCAGGTTCCTCAGGGGTAC ACGGAACGCGGCCGTCTGGATGTCCCTCATCATCGGGCAGCCCATCGCCGTCCTCATGTACGTGCACGACTACTACGTGGCTCAACTACGAAGGCCACCCCTGagggtgtcgtcccccccccccccccgggggacggCGACGCACGCGGGGACACTTGGCGCCGCTGCCAGcaccacacacacaacccccccccctgttttcccccccccccaactccggCGTCACCGTCCTTGGGAATTGAATGTCGGATCAATGCAATAG